From Acropora muricata isolate sample 2 chromosome 14, ASM3666990v1, whole genome shotgun sequence, one genomic window encodes:
- the LOC136897628 gene encoding tachykinin-like peptides receptor 86C: MSWKDSMVFEILTAIIITVGLVGNFIVCLLIIKGKKMRTPFNYLLLNLAMSDLLCTICASLFFAGQIRNHYHFTNKTTVPYRFERIVCKIGTISIAFTTNTSVLTLAAISTDRYYSIVHPWRHKSVITTRRICACVVAIWLLSGITSIPYAVIMSDDVPHEVRSDSSITRCLQHLIDKNIFKPVAFIDLIIAYIMPMAIILRTSFAIIKHLWCNSSRQKEPQKQQWSRSITKSRKRITRVIFSIVVAFNIFWLPWAILEGALLIGAIRKFDDNVFTPMLMLVIASASVNPILYSFQSRQFRDAVKRMCC; the protein is encoded by the coding sequence ATGTCATGGAAAGATTCAATGGTTTTTGAAATTCTTACAGCAATCATCATCACCGTTGGTTTAGTTGGAAATTTTATTGTCTGTCTTCTCATAATCAAGGGCAAGAAGATGAGAACTCCTTTTAATTATCTTCTTCTCAATTTAGCAATGTCAGACTTGCTGTGTACGATATGTGCAAGTTTATTCTTTGCCGGACAGATACGGAATCATTATCATTTTACCAACAAGACTACAGTGCCGTATAGATTTGAAAGAATTGTCTGTAAAATCGGAACAATCAGCATTGCCTTCACTACCAATACCTCTGTTTTAACTCTTGCCGCAATCTCAACCGACAGGTATTATTCTATTGTACACCCATGGCGGCATAAGTCAGTAATAACAACGCGAAGAATATGCGCTTGCGTCGTGGCAATATGGCTCTTATCAGGTATTACAAGCATACCTTACGCGGTCATCATGAGTGACGATGTACCCCACGAAGTGCGATCTGATTCTTCCATCACACGCTGTCTTCAGCATCTTATCgataaaaatattttcaaaccaGTGGCTTTTATTGACCTTATCATCGCTTATATCATGCCTATGGCAATTATTCTGCGAACTTCGTTTGCGATAATAAAACATTTATGGTGCAATTCCTCCCGTCAAAAAGAGCCTCAAAAACAGCAATGGAGCCGGTCTATCACAAAATCACGCAAACGCATTACAAGAGTTATCTTCAGCATTGTCGTCGCATTTAATATATTTTGGTTGCCTTGGGCAATCCTTGAGGGTGCTCTATTAATTGGCGCTATTCGTAAATTTGACGACAATGTCTTCACCCCAATGCTTATGCTAGTAATTGCAAGCGCAAGCGTAAACCCGATTCTCTACTCTTTTCAAAGTCGGCAATTCAGAGACGCCGTGAAAAGAATGTGCTGTTGA
- the LOC136897627 gene encoding coiled-coil domain-containing protein 130 homolog, translated as MPNMEIWPHFMPAYIDYLLNWYNAIVRMGERKGVNKYYPPDWTPEQGSLDRYHGQHPLRERARKLNQGILIIRFEMPYNIWCGGCGNHIGMGVRYNAEKKRVGNYYTTPIYRFRMKCHLCDNHFEIETDPKNCDYVIVSGARRKEERWDPSATETVELTDREDAKKMAKDPMYKLEHGVKDQQKSKAVQPTLDQLQEVQSVWKDDYAANQLLRKKFREQKHELKAQEMIDNELKERGALHITLVPERLEDVERAKKIRYIGEGFDEHRRKRRFEVNSRPMFDLKEKSGERRGKIQQLLGKRKKIQMSSFASPSKSIEDSLKLGIKLRRNRSVNSSGSNRYSNKDLASEDPTNEDPLDCERTFSGIGDTPADPVLTNVDNSRTDGGFPDTSHPVPGAFFPRPMKSKEVNTTEPPIRVGNEMTSVPLTHRELDDSTPSLMNTNGFSKTKSDVLMVKNSRLDSLVSCDYSDSSDGSGDF; from the exons ATGCCCAACATGGAAATTTGGCCACATTTTATGCCCGCATACATCGACTATCTGCTGAATTGGTACAACGCGATAGTAAGAATG GGGGAAAGAAAAGGTGTCAACAAATATTATCCTCCGGACTGGACCCCGGAACAG GGTTCACTTGACAGATATCATGGACAGCATCCATTGCGCGAAAGAGCCAGGAAACTCAATCAAGGAATTCTTATCATTAG GTTTGAAATGCCATATAATATATGGTGTGGAGGCTGTGGAAATCACATTGGAATGG GTGTTCGTTACAATGCCGAGAAGAAGAGAGTGGGGAATTACTACACAACACCAATTTACAGATTCAGAATGAAATGCCACCTGTGTGACAATCACTTTGAGATAGAAACAGATCCCAAG AATTGTGACTATGTTATTGTGAGTGgtgcaagaagaaaagaagagagatgGGACCCCTCAGCAACAGAAACCGTAGAGTTAACAG aCAGGGAAGATGCAAAGAAGATGGCAAAAGATCCAATGTACAAACTGGAACATGGAGTCAAAGATCAGCAGAAGTCTAAAGCAGTACAACCTACTTTAGATCAATTGCAG GAAGTTCAATCAGTGTGGAAAGATGACTATGCTGCAAATCAGTTATTAAGGAAGAAATTTAGGGAGCAAAAACATGAACTGAAAGCTCAGGAGATGATAGACAATGAGTTAAAGGAGAGAGGTGCCCTACATATAACTCTTGTACCAGAGAGGTTGGAGGATGTAGAGCGTGCAAAGAAAATTAGATATATTGGTGAAG GGTTTGATGAACATCGTCGAAAGCGTCGATTTGAAGTCAACAGTCGGCCAATGtttgatttgaaagaaaaatccgGAGAGAGAAGAGGCAAAATACAGCAACTTCTTGGAAAGAGGAAGAAGATACAGATGAGTTCCTTTGCATCACCATCGAAAAGCATAGAAGATTCTCTGAAACTTGGAATTAAGCTTCGAAGAAACAGGTCCGTAAATAGTTCGGGTTCAAATCGATACTCCAATAAAGACCTTGCCAGTGAGGACCCTACAAATGAGGACCCTCTTGATTGTGAAAGAACGTTCTCCGGAATTGGAGACACTCCTGCGGACCCAGTGCTAACTAACGTGGACAATTCAAGAACTGATGGGGGGTTCCCTGACACGTCTCATCCAGTTCCTGGTGCATTTTTTCCTCGGCCAATGAAATCGAAGGAAGTTAACACGACAGAGCCTCCTATTCGTGTTGGAAACGAAATGACGTCAGTTCCGCTTACACACCGAGAACTCGACGACTCAACGCCCTCTTTGATGAACACTAATGGATTTTCTAAAACAAAAAGCGATGTTTTAATGGTTAAAAATTCACGATTGGATTCTTTGGTATCCTGTGATTATTCAGACTCTAGTGACGGTTCGGGTGATTTCTAA